One window of the Candidatus Jettenia sp. genome contains the following:
- a CDS encoding glucose-1-phosphate adenylyltransferase — translation MDNVISVILGGGRGTRLYPLTKERSKPAVPLAGKYRIIDIPISNCLNSYLNKIYVLTQFNSASLHRHITRAYKFDNFSKGFIEILAANQTIESMNWYQGTADAVRQNLRFFNQPNIDLVLILSGDQLYRMNYQEIIKEHIRTGAEVTVSAIPAERTQAEHLGILKVDEQGRIIDFSEKPKDENIIDAFSVSPSVFDRHGIKAGDRTLLASMGIYIFNLDVLNTILKETRKSDFGKEIIPDIIKKRRVCAYFFDGYWEDIGTIKSFYEANLKLGSPSPSFDLYDEKAPIYTNPLFLPGSLINSCKISHSIISDGCFINDAEIQNCVIGIRSIIGKNTRIQNSIIMGADYYESASHIRTNRFKKIPNIGIGDNSCIEGAIIDKNVHIGENVTIKNANNIEQLDAENYMIRDHIVIVPKGSVIPSNTAI, via the coding sequence ATGGATAATGTAATTTCTGTAATCCTTGGTGGAGGACGCGGTACACGGCTTTACCCCTTAACAAAAGAGAGATCAAAGCCTGCGGTTCCTCTTGCCGGTAAATATAGAATCATCGATATTCCTATCAGCAACTGTTTAAATTCTTATTTAAATAAAATTTATGTACTCACACAATTCAATTCAGCATCTCTCCACAGGCATATAACAAGGGCATATAAATTTGATAATTTCTCCAAAGGTTTTATTGAAATCCTGGCGGCAAATCAAACCATAGAAAGTATGAATTGGTATCAGGGCACGGCTGACGCTGTCCGGCAAAACCTGCGCTTCTTCAATCAACCCAACATTGATCTTGTTTTGATACTTTCCGGTGATCAGTTGTATAGGATGAACTATCAGGAAATCATCAAAGAGCATATCAGGACGGGCGCAGAAGTAACCGTCTCGGCAATTCCGGCAGAGAGAACGCAAGCTGAACATTTAGGTATTTTAAAGGTAGATGAACAAGGACGTATTATTGATTTTTCTGAAAAACCAAAAGACGAGAATATTATTGACGCTTTTTCCGTAAGCCCATCCGTTTTTGACAGGCATGGTATCAAAGCCGGGGACCGTACCCTTTTAGCTTCGATGGGTATTTATATATTCAACCTCGACGTGCTGAATACGATATTAAAAGAAACCCGTAAATCAGATTTTGGCAAAGAAATCATCCCTGATATTATCAAAAAGAGGCGGGTATGCGCTTATTTTTTTGACGGCTATTGGGAGGACATCGGAACAATAAAATCATTTTATGAAGCAAATCTGAAACTCGGTTCTCCCAGCCCCAGTTTTGATCTCTATGATGAAAAGGCGCCAATCTACACCAACCCACTTTTTTTGCCAGGCTCTCTTATTAACTCATGCAAAATCAGCCATTCCATTATCTCTGATGGTTGCTTTATCAACGATGCAGAGATACAAAACTGTGTGATCGGTATCAGAAGTATCATTGGAAAAAATACCCGTATTCAAAATTCCATCATTATGGGCGCAGATTATTATGAATCAGCATCTCATATCCGGACAAACCGATTTAAAAAAATACCAAACATAGGCATAGGTGACAATTCCTGTATAGAAGGTGCCATCATCGATAAGAATGTACACATCGGAGAAAATGTCACGATAAAAAACGCAAACAATATTGAACAGCTCGATGCAGAAAATTATATGATCCGCGATCATATCGTAATTGTACCGAAAGGCAGTGTTATACCATCAAATACTGCCATATAG
- the hisA gene encoding 1-(5-phosphoribosyl)-5-[(5-phosphoribosylamino)methylideneamino]imidazole-4-carboxamide isomerase, with amino-acid sequence MLIIPAIDLKGGKCVRLTQGQKDAETIFSDNPVDVAKSWQDQGADYLHVVDLDGAFEGTPKNLNIVEQIIKQVKIPIEFGGGLRTTQTIKMVLDLGIDRVIIGTKAIDSPSWVNELCATFPGRIAIGIDAKNGKVAVKGWTSVCEWTALAFAQEIEKASPCVIIYTDISKDGMLQGPNISSLQELFMTVKTPIIASGGISSLKDVEALSKLPIAGMIIGKALYTGHIKLSEAKQVCNLHT; translated from the coding sequence ATGCTTATCATTCCAGCGATAGACTTAAAAGGTGGTAAATGCGTACGGCTAACACAAGGGCAGAAGGATGCCGAAACGATCTTTTCCGATAATCCTGTCGATGTGGCCAAGTCGTGGCAGGATCAGGGCGCAGATTATCTGCACGTGGTGGATCTCGATGGGGCTTTTGAAGGCACCCCGAAAAATCTGAATATTGTAGAGCAAATTATCAAACAGGTAAAAATCCCTATTGAGTTCGGCGGTGGCTTGAGGACAACCCAGACTATCAAAATGGTCCTTGATTTAGGCATAGATCGTGTGATTATAGGGACAAAAGCTATAGACTCGCCATCATGGGTGAATGAGCTTTGTGCAACATTCCCAGGCCGTATTGCTATTGGGATCGATGCGAAAAATGGTAAGGTAGCTGTTAAGGGATGGACCTCTGTGTGCGAATGGACAGCCTTGGCCTTTGCACAGGAGATTGAAAAAGCATCACCATGCGTTATAATTTATACAGACATCTCAAAAGACGGTATGCTTCAAGGCCCTAACATTTCGAGTTTACAGGAACTTTTCATGACAGTAAAAACTCCCATTATTGCTTCTGGTGGAATTTCATCATTGAAAGATGTTGAAGCATTGAGTAAATTACCTATTGCTGGTATGATTATTGGAAAAGCTTTGTATACAGGACACATCAAACTTTCTGAGGCAAAACAGGTATGTAATCTGCATACATAA
- a CDS encoding prepilin peptidase, producing the protein MIGSFLNVCIYRIPRKESLLLSRSVCPGCHTPIRWYDNIPVLSYLLLWGRCRTCKAKISVRYLLVELLTGYVFVHLYYVFIQSRHESPCVLIGYIVLCCALIISAFVDLELFIIPNEVTFVGIPLALILSVICPDLHNARHTLRNFSLVDISRLDALIASLIGLFVGGGLIYLCSVLGKMVFKKEAMGFGDVKLMCMVGGIVGWKLSVTIFFVAPFFGILMAIPVLLIKKSHLIPYGPFLSLATLVCILIQDYFIKIVNDYIQIFSVLFTGFHS; encoded by the coding sequence ATGATAGGCAGTTTCCTGAATGTCTGTATCTATCGGATTCCCCGGAAAGAATCCTTGCTACTATCCCGTTCGGTTTGTCCGGGTTGTCATACACCCATCAGGTGGTATGATAATATCCCTGTACTCAGTTACCTACTGTTATGGGGGCGATGCCGGACTTGTAAGGCAAAAATATCAGTACGTTACTTGCTCGTAGAATTACTGACAGGGTATGTATTTGTGCACCTGTATTATGTTTTTATACAGTCCAGGCACGAATCCCCCTGCGTTCTTATTGGTTATATAGTTCTTTGTTGTGCTCTGATTATATCGGCCTTTGTAGATCTTGAGTTATTTATCATTCCTAATGAGGTTACGTTTGTAGGCATTCCACTTGCGCTTATTTTGAGTGTGATATGTCCGGATTTACATAATGCGCGGCATACCCTGAGAAATTTTTCACTTGTTGATATCAGCCGGTTAGATGCATTGATTGCATCTCTGATCGGGTTGTTCGTTGGTGGTGGTTTGATATATCTCTGCAGTGTGCTGGGAAAAATGGTGTTTAAGAAAGAAGCTATGGGCTTTGGAGACGTGAAGCTTATGTGCATGGTAGGAGGAATTGTTGGCTGGAAGCTATCGGTAACGATCTTTTTTGTTGCACCATTTTTTGGGATCCTCATGGCTATTCCTGTGCTCTTAATTAAGAAAAGCCATCTGATTCCTTACGGACCGTTTTTATCGCTGGCTACGCTCGTATGTATTCTCATTCAAGATTATTTTATAAAAATTGTTAATGACTATATTCAAATTTTCTCTGTATTGTTTACAGGGTTTCATTCATAA
- a CDS encoding OmpA family protein — MLGKRGIVRGFYLFGIFGMLAIGAGCAETKRLRQENQQLNEDVSGLQQENAELSSKVGMYEHELSRLENSRRELEAKLKGTGATTRIKNGAVSISLPGTILFDSGKTTLRPQSKATLRKISQVLKSEVPNEIVRIEGHTDNEPINKQKDKYKSNWELSAARATAVLHYMVEECGVSPTKVYIAGFGQYQPVSDNRSKTGKAKNRRVEFVIVPRSGG; from the coding sequence ATGTTGGGAAAACGTGGTATTGTACGGGGTTTTTATTTATTTGGAATTTTTGGAATGCTGGCCATAGGCGCTGGTTGCGCTGAGACGAAGAGGTTGCGGCAGGAAAATCAGCAATTAAACGAAGATGTATCAGGTTTGCAACAGGAGAATGCCGAGTTATCTTCGAAGGTTGGCATGTATGAACATGAGTTGAGCCGGCTGGAGAACTCAAGAAGGGAACTTGAGGCTAAATTAAAAGGCACCGGGGCAACCACGAGGATAAAAAATGGCGCTGTTTCTATATCGCTGCCAGGTACCATATTATTTGATTCAGGGAAAACGACATTACGCCCTCAATCCAAAGCAACACTCAGGAAGATATCTCAGGTGCTTAAGAGTGAGGTACCGAATGAAATAGTCAGGATTGAAGGTCATACCGATAATGAGCCTATTAATAAGCAAAAGGATAAATATAAGTCAAATTGGGAGCTATCGGCAGCAAGGGCTACTGCTGTTCTTCATTATATGGTAGAGGAATGCGGCGTTTCCCCCACAAAGGTTTACATTGCCGGTTTTGGACAATATCAGCCTGTGTCAGATAATAGATCAAAAACCGGTAAGGCGAAAAACCGTCGTGTAGAGTTTGTTATAGTACCAAGAAGCGGTGGGTAG
- the murJ gene encoding murein biosynthesis integral membrane protein MurJ, with translation MSGPYNLFRSVRIISVCTFLSRVLGLVRDMICASIFGTSMVWDAFTVAFKIPNLFRRLFGEGALSAAFIPIFTEQIEKHGKAEAWKFANIIATLLIIILGGIVLLGEVSFFAIPKIFQIQEKWQLIYKLLVIMFPYVLFICLVAFIGSVLNTIHHFFMPAFAPVVMNVCWILGAALSPYTGNTLEKMIYAVAISTFLSGLIQIFIHIPTLRRKELYYRFIPQFSHPGLKLVLTRMAPIVFGLAVVQINVLLDSVIAVGFAAPQDRPAYFNFAGMSIHFPLKIGAASVLYYSDRLIQFPLGVFGIAMATAVFPLFSTHAVREDWNNFSTTFNKALKFILFIGIPASLGIIMLREPIIDLLYRRNQFDAESAYRTSRVVFFYAIGIWAYCGLHVLIRAFYSVKDTVTPVKVGAMCVGLNLILNLSLIWVLQEGGLALSTAVSAIVQIIILTIILQKRLRIKIENEVVLSLQKTVIASIAMAFTCWFVLKIFPDLDGSGSLYFKGLRLFVPMLSACAAFSVTSFLLKSEEFGEMVRLSLRKI, from the coding sequence ATGTCAGGTCCATATAATCTATTCCGCTCAGTAAGAATTATCAGTGTTTGCACCTTCTTAAGCCGTGTGCTTGGTCTTGTAAGAGACATGATATGTGCTAGCATTTTTGGAACAAGCATGGTGTGGGACGCCTTTACGGTTGCCTTTAAAATCCCCAATCTCTTCAGACGTCTCTTTGGAGAAGGTGCCCTCAGTGCAGCCTTTATTCCCATCTTTACAGAGCAGATTGAAAAACACGGCAAGGCAGAGGCATGGAAGTTTGCAAATATCATTGCCACATTACTCATCATTATTCTGGGAGGAATCGTCTTACTCGGTGAAGTATCTTTCTTTGCAATTCCTAAAATATTTCAGATACAAGAAAAATGGCAGCTCATCTATAAACTGCTCGTTATTATGTTCCCCTACGTTTTATTTATTTGCCTGGTGGCCTTTATCGGTTCTGTCCTGAATACCATCCATCACTTTTTCATGCCTGCATTCGCTCCGGTTGTTATGAATGTCTGCTGGATTTTAGGGGCAGCTTTATCTCCTTATACAGGAAATACCCTGGAAAAGATGATCTATGCCGTCGCCATCTCAACATTCTTGTCAGGACTGATTCAAATATTTATTCACATCCCTACACTTCGCAGGAAAGAGTTATACTATCGGTTTATACCCCAATTCTCACATCCTGGACTGAAACTGGTTTTGACCCGTATGGCGCCCATTGTCTTTGGATTAGCCGTTGTTCAAATCAACGTGTTACTTGATAGTGTCATTGCTGTTGGATTTGCCGCTCCTCAGGACAGACCTGCTTATTTCAACTTTGCAGGAATGAGCATTCATTTCCCGCTTAAGATTGGCGCTGCATCCGTTTTGTACTATAGCGACCGGCTTATCCAATTCCCTCTGGGTGTGTTTGGCATTGCCATGGCTACGGCTGTATTCCCTCTCTTTTCCACCCATGCAGTACGAGAGGACTGGAATAATTTTTCAACTACCTTCAATAAGGCATTAAAATTTATCCTCTTTATCGGCATCCCCGCATCTCTGGGGATTATTATGCTTCGGGAACCTATCATCGATCTTCTGTACCGGCGGAACCAATTTGATGCGGAATCTGCTTACCGGACATCGCGGGTTGTTTTCTTCTATGCTATAGGAATATGGGCATACTGCGGCTTACATGTATTAATTCGCGCATTTTATTCAGTGAAAGACACCGTTACTCCGGTAAAAGTTGGCGCAATGTGTGTTGGTCTAAATCTTATTCTCAACCTTTCACTCATCTGGGTATTGCAGGAAGGTGGTTTAGCCCTCTCCACTGCTGTCAGCGCTATTGTTCAAATTATTATCCTAACCATCATATTACAAAAAAGACTTCGCATTAAGATAGAGAATGAAGTCGTTCTCTCATTACAAAAGACGGTAATTGCCTCCATAGCAATGGCATTTACCTGCTGGTTTGTCCTCAAAATATTTCCCGACCTGGACGGAAGTGGCAGCCTGTACTTTAAAGGACTTCGACTTTTTGTACCTATGTTATCTGCATGCGCAGCGTTCTCCGTAACCTCTTTCCTGCTCAAATCAGAAGAGTTCGGAGAGATGGTTCGATTGTCCTTGAGAAAAATATAA
- the hisH gene encoding imidazole glycerol phosphate synthase subunit HisH yields the protein MIMIVDYGMGNLRSVEKGFERFGFDVKVTDNFAEFKHADKLVVPGVGAFQDAMEGLKQRGLIEPIVDWIQSGKPFLGICLGLQLLFSLGYEDGEHKGLGVIPGKVIRFDFSENEKNAELKIPHMGWNQIKFKKENIPILKDIPDNAYMYFVHSYYVCPEDENVVATETEYGIRFTSMVWHKNIFATQFHPEKSQENGLTILKNFGNL from the coding sequence ATGATTATGATTGTAGATTATGGTATGGGAAATCTTCGTAGTGTAGAAAAGGGTTTTGAACGCTTCGGCTTTGATGTAAAGGTTACTGATAATTTTGCAGAATTCAAACATGCGGATAAGCTCGTAGTTCCCGGAGTTGGCGCCTTCCAGGATGCCATGGAGGGCTTGAAGCAAAGAGGGCTTATTGAGCCAATTGTGGATTGGATCCAATCCGGCAAGCCATTTCTGGGCATATGTCTCGGTTTACAATTATTGTTTTCCCTGGGGTACGAGGATGGTGAACATAAGGGTTTAGGCGTTATTCCCGGCAAGGTTATTCGCTTTGATTTTTCTGAAAATGAGAAAAATGCGGAATTGAAGATCCCACACATGGGCTGGAATCAGATCAAATTTAAAAAGGAAAATATCCCTATCCTGAAAGATATACCTGATAATGCCTATATGTATTTTGTACATTCTTATTATGTTTGCCCGGAAGATGAAAATGTTGTTGCCACGGAGACAGAATATGGTATTCGCTTTACCTCTATGGTATGGCATAAGAACATCTTCGCAACGCAATTTCATCCTGAAAAAAGCCAGGAGAACGGGCTGACTATACTGAAAAACTTTGGTAATTTATAG
- a CDS encoding elongation factor G, with product MIPYEIKDIRTIVFLGHGASGKTSLVESMLFKAGATTRLGSVEDGTSVSDYDAEAKEKRHTIDSSILHFNWKGREITVVDTPGYPDFIRDTITSLVAAETALITISAPDGIQVNTKKLWDLACQKKLGKILVITKIDSENIDYQALIKSIQDTFGNRCVPFVLPIGTGHDFQGVVNVFELPDPLPGGIVGNANAAHDTLIEAVVSDDDALMEKYLDGKEIDTASLQTCFINAIASGHIVPILCCSNKKVLGIEEILDAIANFSPSPLEGVKRTALDIQSNQEIAPEVSENAPFSAFVFKSVIDPFVGKLNYFRVISGKLDGEISFYNVTSKKIDKVGHIYRVFGKEQRPVLRAIPGDIIAVSKLEDLHISDTICDPKHPIKFPGMTFPVPMSSLAVIPKSKGAEKKISECLHKLTEEDKTFRTSHDTLTNELVVTGMSNLHLNVMISRLKRRFGIEVETHIPKIPYKETITANAQAQYKHKKQTGGHGQYGEVHIKIEPLSRGSGFEFVDEIVGGAIPRQYIPAVEKGIREVLDKGILIHHPIVDLRVRLHYGSYHDVDSSEAAFKIAASHAFQDAFHHAKPVLLEPVVNIEVTIPTKFMGEIAGNLSSHRGHIKGMESMGDLQIVRAAIPLSSVANYEAELKSMTAGQGSFTMEHSHYDAVPAHLMQSIIAQSHAAHAK from the coding sequence ATGATTCCGTATGAGATAAAAGACATTCGGACCATTGTATTCCTAGGGCACGGTGCTTCAGGGAAGACTTCGCTGGTAGAATCTATGCTTTTTAAAGCAGGCGCAACTACACGTCTCGGTAGTGTAGAAGACGGCACTTCGGTGTCTGATTATGATGCTGAAGCAAAGGAAAAGAGGCATACGATAGACTCTTCCATCCTTCACTTCAATTGGAAGGGACGTGAAATTACCGTTGTTGATACACCTGGTTACCCTGATTTTATTCGAGACACAATCACCTCTCTTGTTGCCGCAGAAACGGCCCTCATTACTATATCCGCCCCGGATGGAATCCAAGTCAATACCAAAAAACTTTGGGATCTTGCATGCCAAAAAAAACTTGGAAAGATACTTGTTATAACAAAGATCGATAGCGAAAATATTGATTACCAGGCCTTGATTAAGTCTATCCAGGATACTTTTGGAAATAGATGTGTACCATTCGTCTTGCCCATAGGAACTGGCCATGATTTTCAGGGTGTTGTTAACGTATTTGAATTACCTGACCCTTTGCCGGGTGGGATTGTGGGTAATGCGAATGCAGCGCACGATACCTTGATCGAAGCCGTTGTTTCCGATGATGATGCATTGATGGAAAAATACCTCGATGGGAAAGAGATTGACACGGCATCTTTACAAACTTGCTTTATCAATGCTATTGCAAGCGGGCATATTGTACCTATTCTCTGTTGCTCTAACAAAAAAGTCTTAGGGATTGAAGAAATACTGGATGCTATAGCCAACTTTTCTCCCTCTCCATTAGAGGGAGTTAAGAGAACTGCTCTTGATATACAAAGCAATCAGGAAATCGCCCCGGAAGTTTCTGAAAATGCCCCTTTCAGCGCCTTTGTATTTAAATCTGTCATTGATCCTTTTGTAGGAAAATTAAATTATTTCAGGGTTATCTCAGGTAAGCTGGATGGTGAGATATCATTTTATAATGTGACCAGTAAGAAGATAGATAAGGTTGGGCATATCTACCGGGTTTTTGGAAAGGAGCAGAGGCCAGTCTTAAGGGCCATTCCAGGAGATATAATTGCGGTATCAAAACTAGAGGATTTACATATATCTGATACAATCTGCGATCCTAAACACCCTATAAAATTTCCCGGGATGACATTCCCAGTCCCCATGTCCTCGTTAGCCGTGATACCGAAAAGTAAAGGGGCGGAAAAAAAGATCAGTGAATGTCTCCACAAGCTTACTGAAGAAGACAAAACTTTTAGAACCTCCCATGACACATTAACGAATGAATTAGTTGTTACCGGCATGAGTAATCTCCATCTCAACGTTATGATAAGCCGGCTAAAACGGCGCTTTGGAATTGAAGTGGAGACACATATCCCAAAAATTCCCTATAAGGAGACCATTACCGCAAATGCCCAGGCACAGTATAAGCATAAGAAGCAGACGGGAGGACACGGACAGTATGGTGAGGTTCATATCAAGATCGAACCGTTATCAAGGGGGTCAGGCTTTGAATTTGTGGACGAGATTGTAGGCGGAGCCATTCCGCGCCAATATATCCCCGCTGTGGAAAAAGGTATTCGGGAGGTTTTGGATAAGGGCATATTGATTCATCACCCCATTGTAGACCTTCGGGTGCGATTACACTATGGGTCTTATCACGATGTAGACTCTTCCGAGGCAGCCTTCAAGATAGCGGCCTCACATGCATTTCAGGATGCCTTTCATCATGCGAAACCTGTACTCCTTGAGCCTGTTGTAAATATCGAGGTTACTATTCCTACGAAATTTATGGGTGAAATTGCGGGGAACCTTTCCAGTCATCGCGGGCATATCAAAGGGATGGAATCTATGGGCGATTTGCAAATCGTGCGTGCTGCCATTCCTTTATCGTCCGTAGCTAACTATGAGGCTGAACTGAAATCCATGACCGCCGGGCAAGGCTCATTTACCATGGAACATTCCCATTACGATGCCGTCCCGGCTCACCTCATGCAATCCATTATTGCCCAGTCACATGCTGCTCATGCAAAATAA
- a CDS encoding RluA family pseudouridine synthase, with product MKEMKPIPYRHRPRGLTILYEDQDIIVIDKSAGLLTVKATYEKEKTAHHILTNYIRKGSFKSKKQLFVVHRLDRDTSGVLVFAKSPEAKENLKLQWKGVKKKYVAVVHGILTEKSGTIASYLAENEDYEVFSVKNSRKGELAKTRYKVLKEAKRFSLLEIELLTGKKNQIRVHFSEKGHPLVGDDKYGKKGEPKSRLALHSHYLTFKHPHTGKELTFEAEVPGFFKSYFDET from the coding sequence ATGAAAGAAATGAAGCCAATACCTTATAGACACAGACCTAGGGGTTTAACTATTCTCTACGAAGACCAGGATATTATTGTCATCGATAAAAGCGCTGGTTTATTAACAGTAAAAGCAACGTATGAAAAAGAAAAAACAGCTCATCACATTCTAACCAACTACATACGTAAGGGCAGCTTTAAATCAAAAAAACAACTTTTTGTCGTGCATCGATTGGATCGTGACACTTCTGGTGTTCTTGTGTTTGCCAAGAGTCCTGAAGCCAAAGAGAATCTTAAACTGCAATGGAAAGGTGTTAAGAAAAAATATGTAGCAGTGGTTCATGGAATATTAACTGAAAAAAGCGGGACAATCGCTTCATATTTAGCTGAAAACGAGGATTATGAGGTTTTTTCAGTTAAGAATTCGAGAAAAGGGGAATTGGCAAAAACCCGTTATAAAGTGTTGAAAGAAGCAAAAAGATTTAGCTTACTTGAAATTGAATTATTAACAGGCAAAAAAAACCAGATACGGGTTCATTTCTCTGAGAAAGGACATCCACTCGTTGGTGATGATAAATACGGTAAGAAAGGCGAGCCGAAGAGCCGTCTAGCCCTTCATTCACACTATCTAACGTTTAAACATCCACACACCGGCAAAGAGCTAACCTTTGAGGCCGAAGTTCCTGGTTTCTTTAAAAGCTATTTTGATGAGACATAA